Proteins from a genomic interval of Chroococcidiopsis thermalis PCC 7203:
- the hisD gene encoding histidinol dehydrogenase → MLRIITQQAEVRAELQRICDRTHDEQVAHKEATVREVLQTVKRQGDRALIHYTEEFDQQTLKPEDLRVSGSELDAAYQQVSQELLSAIQLACRRIEAFHRQRVPKSWVHFDEDGVVLGKRYTPVDSAGLYVPGGRAAYPSTVLMNAIPAKVAGVKRCVIVTPPGMGKTMNPAVLVAAQEAGIEEIYRVGGAQAIAALAYGTETLPKVDVITGPGNIYVTLAKKLVYGTVGIDSLAGPSEVLIIADEQANPVHVAADLLAQAEHDPMAAAILLTTDASLAKQVQTEVERQLVNHPRRTLTEKAIAHYGSIAVVDSLNTAAQLSNEFAPEHLELEVADPWALLEQIRHAGAIFLGNSTPEAVGDYLAGPNHTLPTSGAARYASALGVETFLKHSSVIQYTPEALQKVAGAIDTLATTEGLPSHADSVRLRMQDLQAGDWQIGTGEKDGQ, encoded by the coding sequence ATGCTGCGAATCATCACTCAGCAGGCTGAGGTAAGAGCCGAACTCCAGCGGATCTGCGATCGCACCCACGACGAACAAGTGGCTCATAAGGAAGCGACGGTTCGGGAGGTGCTTCAGACCGTGAAGCGCCAAGGAGACCGCGCCTTAATTCACTACACTGAAGAATTTGACCAACAAACGCTGAAACCAGAAGACCTGCGCGTGAGCGGCTCGGAACTGGATGCGGCTTACCAACAGGTGTCTCAAGAATTACTCAGCGCTATCCAGCTCGCCTGTCGGCGGATCGAGGCATTTCACCGCCAGCGCGTCCCTAAATCTTGGGTACATTTCGACGAGGACGGGGTGGTATTAGGTAAGCGATACACCCCAGTGGATAGCGCGGGGCTGTATGTCCCTGGAGGGCGAGCTGCCTACCCCAGTACGGTGTTGATGAACGCAATTCCAGCAAAAGTGGCTGGGGTGAAGCGCTGTGTCATCGTCACTCCGCCAGGGATGGGAAAAACCATGAATCCGGCGGTGCTAGTGGCGGCTCAGGAGGCAGGAATTGAAGAAATTTATCGCGTCGGGGGAGCGCAGGCGATCGCGGCTTTGGCATACGGTACGGAAACACTGCCGAAAGTCGATGTGATTACGGGACCTGGTAATATTTACGTGACGCTAGCGAAAAAACTCGTCTACGGTACGGTGGGAATCGATTCTTTAGCCGGACCTTCGGAAGTCCTAATTATTGCCGACGAACAGGCTAACCCCGTCCACGTTGCTGCCGACTTGTTAGCCCAGGCAGAACACGACCCAATGGCAGCGGCAATATTGTTAACGACAGATGCGAGTTTGGCTAAGCAAGTTCAAACAGAAGTCGAGCGCCAGTTAGTCAATCACCCGCGCCGGACGCTGACGGAAAAAGCGATCGCCCACTATGGTTCGATCGCAGTCGTGGACTCGCTCAATACTGCGGCTCAACTATCGAACGAGTTTGCCCCCGAACACCTAGAATTAGAAGTAGCCGATCCTTGGGCGCTGTTAGAGCAGATCCGCCATGCAGGAGCGATTTTCTTGGGTAATTCTACCCCTGAAGCTGTAGGAGACTACTTAGCCGGTCCCAACCACACGTTACCTACTTCTGGTGCTGCTCGTTATGCTTCCGCTTTGGGGGTAGAAACTTTCCTCAAACACTCTAGTGTGATTCAGTACACGCCGGAAGCACTCCAAAAAGTTGCAGGGGCAATTGATACCCTCGCAACAACCGAAGGACTGCCTTCTCACGCTGATTCTGTGCGGTTGCGAATGCAAGATTTGCAGGCGGGAGATTGGCAAATCGGAACTGGTGAAAAGGATGGACAGTGA
- a CDS encoding DUF2007 domain-containing protein has protein sequence MNWMTLRTTSWRWEAELMQQLLEAHGIPTRILDLGSTSYFGAGSPAALQVYAKDRWTALLLLSPIEEE, from the coding sequence GTGAACTGGATGACGCTAAGGACGACGAGTTGGCGCTGGGAAGCAGAACTGATGCAACAGCTCTTAGAGGCGCATGGCATTCCAACACGGATATTAGATTTGGGTAGTACAAGCTATTTTGGTGCAGGCAGTCCTGCCGCTTTGCAAGTCTATGCAAAGGATCGGTGGACTGCCTTACTGCTATTGAGTCCAATTGAAGAGGAGTAA
- a CDS encoding cyclase family protein, with amino-acid sequence MKRYLFLIGILILSAGVILTHSFVVAATTQPQRVSSVTSDRIALDEGVNNENNFFASLPVLTKQESRAKNRRKAFDRLIESVSAARIIELNFTWDTNSPLFPTNTPYSISLLARHTQTFGTVSGGIGFATDKMDFSGQHGAPTIDAIGHISNNLKLFGDIDAATSESDLGLTKLGVEAYPKEQFVNRAVLLDVARFKGVETLAAGQEITVADLEATARAEGVEIQSGDSVLIRTGYGKFFNTEPTKFSEPLPGPGEAAARWLAKKKVFLVGDDQLVFEVLPATGTVFPVHRTLIADNGIYIVENLNLEELSQALAQEGVYEFPLVLNPPRIRGATGAAVNSFAILPR; translated from the coding sequence ATGAAGCGATATCTGTTTTTGATTGGGATATTGATTCTTTCTGCTGGCGTAATTCTGACTCACTCGTTTGTGGTAGCCGCTACAACTCAGCCACAACGAGTCAGTTCTGTGACAAGCGATCGCATTGCCCTTGATGAAGGGGTAAACAATGAAAACAACTTTTTTGCCTCTCTGCCTGTTTTGACAAAACAAGAGAGTCGGGCGAAAAATCGTCGAAAAGCTTTCGATAGACTGATTGAATCGGTGAGTGCAGCTAGAATAATTGAACTGAATTTCACTTGGGATACTAATTCGCCGTTGTTTCCGACAAATACCCCTTACTCAATTAGTCTATTAGCGAGACACACTCAGACTTTTGGTACGGTTTCGGGTGGGATTGGCTTTGCCACAGATAAGATGGATTTTAGCGGACAACATGGCGCACCCACTATCGATGCGATCGGTCATATTTCAAATAATCTCAAGCTATTTGGGGACATAGATGCTGCAACTAGCGAAAGCGATCTGGGACTGACAAAGCTAGGAGTCGAAGCCTACCCGAAAGAGCAGTTTGTCAACCGAGCAGTTTTACTGGATGTTGCCCGTTTCAAAGGAGTGGAGACACTTGCAGCGGGACAGGAGATTACTGTCGCAGACCTAGAAGCAACGGCGCGAGCGGAAGGAGTTGAAATTCAATCGGGTGACTCAGTATTAATTAGGACTGGCTATGGGAAGTTTTTCAACACCGAACCGACAAAGTTTTCAGAACCTCTTCCAGGTCCAGGCGAAGCAGCGGCTCGTTGGCTGGCGAAGAAGAAAGTTTTTCTGGTAGGGGACGATCAGTTAGTCTTTGAGGTGCTTCCCGCCACAGGAACGGTCTTTCCAGTGCATCGCACGCTAATTGCAGATAACGGAATCTACATTGTAGAAAATTTAAATCTAGAAGAGTTATCACAAGCATTGGCTCAAGAGGGCGTTTACGAGTTTCCTTTAGTCCTGAATCCACCTAGAATCAGAGGTGCGACAGGAGCTGCAGTTAATTCGTTTGCAATACTACCGCGTTAA
- the psbV gene encoding photosystem II cytochrome c-550: protein MFKRLIGLVMATVMLAFGLVVGSAAAVEMSEAIRTVPLNDSGDTTVLSLKQVQEGKRLFNYACAQCHVGGVTKTNQNVGLDPESLAGASPSRNNIEGLVDYMKNPTTYDGEEEIAEIHPSIKSADIYPAMRNLRDEDLTAIAGHVLLQPKILGDKWGGGKIYY, encoded by the coding sequence ATGTTCAAAAGATTAATCGGGCTAGTAATGGCGACTGTGATGTTAGCATTTGGGCTAGTTGTTGGCAGCGCCGCCGCAGTTGAGATGAGCGAAGCTATCCGTACAGTGCCACTGAATGACAGTGGTGACACTACAGTACTGAGCCTCAAACAGGTGCAGGAAGGCAAACGCCTATTTAACTACGCCTGCGCTCAGTGTCACGTTGGTGGTGTAACCAAGACTAACCAAAACGTCGGGCTAGACCCGGAAAGTCTAGCCGGAGCTTCTCCATCCCGCAACAACATTGAAGGGTTGGTGGATTATATGAAAAATCCTACTACCTATGACGGAGAGGAGGAAATCGCCGAAATCCATCCCAGTATCAAGAGTGCGGATATTTACCCAGCGATGAGAAATTTACGGGATGAGGACTTAACAGCGATCGCCGGACATGTTCTGCTTCAACCAAAGATTTTGGGTGACAAGTGGGGAGGCGGCAAAATCTATTATTAA
- the accD gene encoding acetyl-CoA carboxylase, carboxyltransferase subunit beta, whose product MATNDESRGLMSLLDWFANRRKSGSISQERHERDIADGLWNKCPECGVLAYNKDLMANQMVCLECGHHMRVDSNERIRQLIDANTWKPIDENLRPADPLQFRDRKAYSDRLREYQEKTGLNDAVQTGFGKIDGLPAALGVMDFRFLGGSMGSVVGEKLTRLIEQATQKRYPVVIVCASGGARMQEAMLSLMQMAKISAALERHRAAQLLYIPVLTNPTTGGVTASFAMLGDIILAEPKATIGFAGRRVIEQTLRQKLPDNFQTAEDVLEHGFVDAIVPRTQLKKTLAQSIALHQPLTTAPNLVHLEGIALSSSISS is encoded by the coding sequence ATGGCTACTAACGACGAATCTCGCGGTTTAATGTCTTTACTTGACTGGTTTGCCAATCGCCGCAAATCTGGTTCTATTAGTCAAGAACGGCACGAGCGTGACATTGCTGATGGATTGTGGAATAAATGCCCTGAATGCGGGGTTCTGGCTTACAACAAGGATTTGATGGCAAATCAAATGGTTTGTTTGGAATGTGGGCATCATATGCGGGTAGATAGCAACGAACGTATCCGCCAGTTGATCGATGCCAACACCTGGAAGCCAATTGATGAGAATTTGCGTCCCGCCGATCCACTACAATTTCGCGATCGCAAAGCCTATAGCGATCGCCTGCGGGAATATCAAGAAAAAACTGGTTTAAATGATGCCGTGCAAACAGGTTTCGGTAAAATTGACGGTTTACCAGCAGCCCTTGGCGTGATGGATTTTCGCTTTCTCGGCGGTAGTATGGGTTCGGTGGTAGGTGAAAAACTCACCCGTTTAATTGAACAAGCAACCCAGAAGCGATATCCTGTAGTAATTGTCTGTGCCTCTGGTGGTGCGAGAATGCAAGAGGCAATGCTCAGCTTGATGCAGATGGCAAAAATTTCTGCTGCCTTAGAACGTCATCGCGCTGCCCAATTGCTATATATTCCAGTATTAACCAATCCAACGACTGGCGGCGTCACAGCGAGTTTTGCCATGTTAGGCGACATCATCTTGGCAGAACCAAAAGCAACAATCGGTTTTGCCGGACGACGGGTGATCGAGCAAACCCTGCGTCAAAAACTTCCAGATAATTTCCAAACGGCTGAAGACGTACTAGAACACGGTTTCGTCGATGCGATCGTTCCTCGTACCCAACTTAAGAAAACTTTGGCTCAGTCGATTGCCCTACATCAACCACTTACTACTGCTCCAAATCTGGTACATCTAGAAGGCATAGCTCTTAGTTCGAGTATTTCTAGCTAA
- a CDS encoding prepilin peptidase, whose product MDTLLAIPVAVIVFALGASIGSFINVVVYRVPAGLSVLYPPSRCPHCLHRLGKENLPVLGWLLLQGRCKYCRNPISIRYPLIEAVTGLLFLSIFWTFDISAQTLGYWAFASWLLALSLIDLDTMTLPNPLTQSGLVLGLIFQLAMGYLVQGTWAGAIHQLMAGAIGTVLGIWLFDAIIIVSSICLGQTAMGGGDAKLAAMMGAWLGWKYLLLSGFLACALGAFVGGGAIALGILHRRQPMPFGPFLALGAVITVFAGEAILSTYFRLMFPTM is encoded by the coding sequence ATGGATACTCTCCTTGCCATACCAGTTGCAGTTATAGTTTTTGCTCTTGGAGCGTCTATTGGTAGCTTCATCAATGTTGTAGTTTATCGCGTACCAGCAGGGTTATCCGTTCTCTATCCGCCTTCTCGCTGCCCTCATTGCTTGCATCGGCTAGGAAAAGAAAATTTACCAGTGCTAGGGTGGCTGTTACTGCAAGGGCGCTGTAAGTACTGTAGAAATCCAATTTCCATTCGCTATCCACTTATTGAAGCAGTCACGGGACTGCTATTTCTATCAATTTTTTGGACGTTTGATATTTCAGCTCAAACCCTCGGTTATTGGGCTTTTGCCAGTTGGTTGCTGGCACTATCGCTGATCGATCTAGATACGATGACATTGCCCAACCCCCTAACACAATCGGGATTAGTTCTGGGTTTGATATTTCAACTAGCTATGGGTTATTTAGTTCAAGGCACTTGGGCAGGAGCAATTCATCAACTCATGGCTGGTGCGATTGGAACTGTATTGGGAATTTGGTTGTTTGATGCCATTATCATCGTGAGTTCCATCTGTCTCGGACAAACCGCAATGGGTGGAGGGGATGCGAAATTAGCCGCCATGATGGGTGCTTGGTTGGGCTGGAAATACTTACTCTTATCGGGTTTTCTGGCTTGTGCTTTGGGTGCATTTGTCGGCGGAGGCGCGATCGCCCTTGGGATACTCCATCGCCGCCAACCAATGCCTTTCGGTCCCTTTCTCGCCCTCGGCGCAGTCATCACCGTGTTTGCTGGTGAAGCCATTCTTTCGACTTACTTCCGGTTGATGTTTCCTACTATGTAG
- a CDS encoding TatD family hydrolase, translated as MQLIDSHVHLNFDVFEPDLAAVRSRWQAAGVVHLVHSCVEPAEFASISAIAQQFPEVSFAVGLHPLDAHKWTESMSTEILSLACSNDRVVAIGEMGLDFYKAENQEQQREVFEAQLEIAATLNLPVIIHCREAAAQVREILQSMKQRHGEKIRGVMHCWSGTPEETAWFLDLGFYISFSGIVTFKNARTVQTAAQMVSSDRLLIETDCPFLAPVPKRKERRNEPAFVWHVAEFLAHLRGVELEEIAAQTTANACQLFGLSA; from the coding sequence ATGCAATTGATCGACTCTCACGTACATCTCAACTTCGACGTGTTTGAACCGGATTTGGCAGCCGTGCGATCGCGATGGCAAGCAGCAGGAGTCGTACACTTGGTTCATTCCTGTGTCGAACCAGCAGAATTTGCCAGCATCAGCGCGATCGCGCAGCAATTTCCTGAAGTCAGCTTTGCCGTGGGGTTACATCCACTAGATGCCCACAAATGGACGGAGAGTATGTCAACAGAAATTTTGTCCTTGGCGTGTAGTAACGATCGAGTCGTGGCAATCGGCGAGATGGGACTGGATTTCTATAAAGCAGAAAACCAAGAGCAACAGCGAGAAGTATTTGAAGCGCAATTGGAGATCGCAGCTACCCTCAACTTACCTGTTATTATCCATTGTCGGGAAGCAGCCGCACAAGTTAGAGAGATATTACAGTCGATGAAGCAGCGTCACGGCGAGAAAATTCGCGGGGTCATGCATTGCTGGAGCGGAACTCCAGAGGAAACTGCCTGGTTTCTAGATTTGGGGTTTTATATAAGTTTCAGCGGCATTGTCACGTTTAAGAATGCTCGTACCGTTCAAACAGCAGCACAGATGGTAAGCAGCGATCGCCTGTTGATTGAAACTGATTGTCCGTTTTTGGCTCCAGTTCCCAAGCGAAAAGAGCGGCGCAACGAACCGGCTTTCGTCTGGCATGTTGCTGAGTTTCTGGCTCACCTGCGCGGGGTTGAACTAGAAGAGATTGCAGCTCAAACAACGGCTAATGCTTGTCAACTATTCGGTTTGTCGGCGTGA
- the rpsT gene encoding 30S ribosomal protein S20: MANTKSAIKRVQIAERNRLRNKAYSSAVKTLMKKYFSTLEAYAANPTPELKQEVQQRMSAAYSKIDRAVKRGVLHRNNGARKKSRLAKQLKQYEMAKTSG, translated from the coding sequence GTGGCTAATACAAAGTCTGCTATCAAGCGCGTTCAAATTGCCGAGCGTAATCGGCTGCGGAATAAAGCATATAGCTCAGCAGTCAAAACGCTGATGAAAAAGTATTTCAGTACTCTGGAAGCTTACGCCGCCAATCCTACTCCAGAGCTGAAGCAAGAAGTCCAACAACGGATGTCGGCAGCATACAGCAAAATCGACCGAGCCGTAAAGCGGGGCGTACTCCATCGTAATAATGGAGCTAGGAAAAAATCCCGTCTGGCTAAGCAACTCAAGCAGTACGAAATGGCTAAAACTAGTGGTTAG
- the psbV2 gene encoding photosystem II cytochrome PsbV2, translated as MTYRLFGCLFFSLIVCLGVLLLPSTPAQAAIDSYVARYLHVTEPIDLEVSDRETRSFSPEEISQGKQSFSQSCQTCHVGGSTISFPEVSLSLEKLKGAMPSRDNINGLVAYMRKPMTYDGSEETYWCREVPESWLTQAQVENLAAFILTAAKKAPGWGTETF; from the coding sequence ATGACCTATCGTTTGTTTGGCTGTCTGTTTTTTTCTCTCATAGTTTGCCTGGGAGTGCTACTGCTGCCAAGTACTCCTGCTCAAGCTGCGATTGACTCCTACGTGGCTCGGTATTTACATGTCACTGAGCCAATCGATTTGGAAGTGAGCGATCGCGAGACTCGTTCGTTTTCACCAGAAGAAATATCCCAAGGGAAGCAGTCTTTTTCACAAAGCTGCCAGACTTGTCACGTCGGTGGTAGCACCATATCTTTTCCAGAAGTTTCACTCTCTTTGGAAAAGCTGAAAGGAGCTATGCCATCGCGGGACAATATTAACGGTTTAGTTGCTTATATGCGTAAACCAATGACTTACGACGGCAGCGAGGAAACTTACTGGTGTCGCGAAGTCCCTGAAAGCTGGTTGACACAAGCACAAGTGGAAAATCTAGCAGCTTTTATTTTGACAGCAGCCAAAAAAGCTCCTGGCTGGGGTACAGAAACCTTCTAA
- a CDS encoding universal stress protein gives MLKTILVALDGSEIQERVIQSLEELQLQQTTKVVLAHVVPAVELSQEVVSDRPQAVAEGLPYLQIEKQLQSYQAKIPGESIIEIVTGDPAEEIIRLANIYQADLIAIGSRGLTGVKRIIQGSVSSQVVENAPCSVLVVKPAR, from the coding sequence GTGCTAAAGACGATTTTAGTGGCTCTTGACGGTTCGGAAATTCAGGAACGAGTGATTCAGAGTTTGGAAGAACTGCAACTCCAGCAGACGACAAAGGTGGTTCTCGCGCATGTCGTCCCTGCGGTCGAGTTAAGTCAAGAAGTTGTCAGCGATCGCCCCCAAGCCGTAGCGGAAGGACTACCCTATTTACAAATAGAAAAGCAACTGCAATCTTACCAAGCAAAAATACCAGGAGAAAGCATCATCGAGATCGTTACGGGCGATCCTGCTGAAGAAATTATTCGGTTAGCAAACATTTATCAAGCTGACCTAATTGCGATCGGCAGTCGCGGCTTGACTGGAGTAAAACGAATCATTCAAGGTTCTGTTAGCAGTCAAGTTGTGGAAAATGCTCCTTGTTCTGTATTAGTAGTCAAACCTGCTAGGTAA
- the truB gene encoding tRNA pseudouridine(55) synthase TruB — translation MQGFINLNKPLGWTSHDCVARVRRLLHTSRVGHGGTLDPAASGVLPIAVGKATRLLQFLPQDKAYRATIQLGITTTTDDLEGEILTSQPATDLSLEQIVPRLKQFQGKIVQIPPKYSAIQVGGKRLYDLARAGEEVDVPERTVEVYKIEILDWQAGDFPKLEVAIACGAGTYIRAIARDLGAALGTGGTLAALTRTRSSGFEIAASLSLDELATQIEQGTFEPIPPAKALQHLPSVNLSEPVARKWCLGQKIPYPEVPVTMTNDTCLRVEDEGDRFLGIGRLVQTDDVCLLAPQIVFVPS, via the coding sequence GTGCAAGGATTTATTAATTTAAACAAACCGCTAGGATGGACTTCTCATGATTGCGTGGCGCGGGTCAGGCGATTGTTGCATACGTCGCGGGTAGGGCATGGAGGTACGCTAGATCCTGCGGCTAGTGGCGTTTTGCCGATCGCAGTTGGCAAAGCTACGCGGTTATTACAGTTTTTGCCTCAAGATAAAGCTTATCGAGCTACGATTCAACTTGGCATCACAACCACAACTGACGATTTAGAAGGAGAGATCCTGACTTCCCAGCCAGCAACAGATCTAAGCCTAGAGCAGATCGTTCCAAGATTAAAACAATTTCAAGGCAAAATCGTCCAAATACCACCCAAATACAGCGCCATCCAGGTAGGGGGAAAGCGGTTGTATGACCTAGCACGAGCAGGAGAGGAAGTAGACGTGCCAGAGCGCACGGTAGAGGTATATAAGATCGAAATTTTAGATTGGCAAGCCGGAGATTTTCCCAAATTAGAAGTAGCGATCGCTTGTGGTGCGGGAACGTATATTCGGGCGATCGCGCGGGACTTAGGTGCGGCGTTAGGTACTGGTGGAACGCTAGCAGCATTAACTCGTACTCGTAGCAGCGGTTTTGAAATTGCTGCAAGTCTCAGTTTAGATGAATTAGCCACACAGATAGAGCAAGGCACATTCGAGCCTATTCCTCCTGCTAAAGCTTTACAGCATCTTCCTAGCGTTAATTTATCTGAGCCAGTTGCGCGTAAGTGGTGCTTGGGTCAAAAAATTCCCTACCCAGAAGTTCCCGTTACCATGACAAACGATACTTGTTTACGAGTTGAAGATGAGGGCGATCGCTTTTTGGGTATCGGGCGTTTAGTTCAAACGGATGATGTATGTTTGTTAGCTCCTCAAATAGTTTTTGTTCCCTCATAG